ACAGCTTGCCGCCGGACATCCCCTTGCCCACATAGTCGTTGGCATCACCGCACAGGCTCATTTCCAGTCCGGGGGCGTTCCACACACCAAAACTTTGGCCGGCGGTGCCGTTAAATGACAGGCTGACCGGCGCCTTGGTGCCCTTGAGACCACAGCAGGCAGCGATGTGGCCACTGAGGGCGGCGCCCACTGAGCGATCTGTGTTGTTGATGCTGTAGGCGGCGCTGAAACCTTCGCCGCGGCTGATGGCATCGGCGGCATCTTTCAGCAGACGCTGGTTCAGCTCACCGGTATCCGTCGGTGGGTTTATCTCTTTCCAGGTTCTGGATGACCCAGCGCGTACCTGTGGCTGATACAGGATGGGGGACAGATCCAGACCATGTTGCTTCTCGGTTTGTCCCGCCAGTGCGTACAACCAGTCGCTGCGACCTACCAGATCTTCAAACTTTGCAACACCCAGCCTGGCCATCCACTCACGGACTTCTTCGGCAACAAATTCGAAGTAAGTCATCACCCGCTCAGGCAAGCCGTGGAAGTGTTTATCGCGCAGATTTTTATCCTGGGTTGCCACGCCGGTGGCGCAGTTGTTCAGGTGGCAGATTCTCAGATATTTACAGCCCAGCGCAATCATAGGCACTGTGCCGAAGCCAAAACTCTCGGCGCCAAGCAATGCGGCCTTGATAACGTCGGTACCTGTTTTGAGGCCGCCGTCCACCTGCAGGCGGATTTTGTGGCGCAGGCCGTTGTCCACCAGAGCCTGATGCACCTCTGCCAGACCCAGCTCCCAAGGCGAGCCGGCATACTTGACCGAGGTGAGGGGGCTTGCCCCGGTGCCACCGTCATAGCCGGACACGGTAATCATGTCGGCATAGGCCTTGGCAACACCCGTGGCGATGGTGCCAATGCCCGGCTCTGATACCAGTTTTACGCTGATAAGGGCCTTGGGGTTGATTTGCTTCAAATCGAAAATCAGCTGCGCCAAATCTTCAATGGAATAGATGTCGTGGTGCGGCGGTGGCGAAATCAGGGTCACGCCCGGACGGGCATAACGCAGACCGGCAATTTCCACGCTCACCTTGTGGCCGGGCAGCTGACCGCCTTCGCCGGGTTTAGCCCCCTGAGCCACTTTAATCTGCAGCACTTCGGCATTGATAAGGTAATGGGCGGTGACACCAAAACGGCCAGAGGCAATTTGCTTGATGGCGGAGTTCTTCTCGGTACCGAAACGGCGCGGGTCTTCGCCGCCTTCCCCTGAGTTGGAACGGCCGCCGAGGCGGTTCATGGCAATGGCCAGCGCTTCGTGGGCTTCGGGGCTTAAGGCACCGATACTCATGGCGGCGCTGTCGAAGCGGGGATACAGGTTGGCTGCGGCTTCTACCGTGTCGGCGGGAATGGCATCGAGGGTGCCTTTTACGCCCAACAGATCCCGGAGCATTGCCACCGGACGCTCATCGACGTGCTTGGCAAAGGCCTTGTACTTGCTGTAGTCGCGACTGATGAGTGAAGCCTGCAGCGTATTGACCACATCAGGGTTGAAGGCATGGTACTCACCGCCTTCGACGTACTTGAGCAAACCGCCCTGTTGCAAGGAAACGTGGGGGCGGAAGGCGGCCTGATGCAGCTTATGCTGGTCCTTGGCAAGGTGATCAAAGCTCACCCCTTCGATGCGACTCACCACGCCTTTAAAGCAGAGTTCAATGACATCGCGGGCCAGACCTATGGCCTCGAACTGCTGGCTGCAGCGGTATGAAGCCACTGTGCTGATACCCATCTTGGACATGATCTTGCGCAGTCCTTTCTCGATGCCGTAACGGAAGTTCAGCATCAAGGCCACCATGTCGTCGGCGCTGTCATTGCGCTTGGCCAGGTCGGCAATGGATTCATACACCAGGTAGGGATAGATGGCGGTGGCACCAAAGCCCAGCAACACCGCAAAGTGGTGTGGATCGCGGGCAGAGGCGGTTTCCACGATAATGTTGGTGTCGCAGCGCAGGCTCTTGGATACCAGCATCTGCTGCACGGCGCCCACAGCCATGGCGGCCGGGATCACCTGACGGTTTTTGGCCACGGCGCGGTCAGACAGCACCAGCAGCGTAGTGCCGGTGCGGGCCAGACGCTCGGCATCATCTGTGATGCGGCGAATGGCGCCTTCAAGCCCTTCTGCCGGGTCGTAGTTGAGGTCAACGATATTGGCGCGGTAATAGGCTTTATCGAGGGACATCAACTGATTGAAATCGCTGAACAGCAAAACAGGCGAGTTGAACATCACCCGGTAGGCGTGGCCTGTGGTTTCATTGAAGAGGTTCTGCTCACGGCCCACACAGGTGGCCAGCGACATCACGTGTTTTTCACGCAGTGGGTCGATGGGCGGGTTTGTCACCTGGGCGAATTTCTGGCGGAAGTAGTCGTAAAGTGAGCGCTGTTTGTTGGACAGCACCGCCATGGGGGTATCGTCGCCCATGGAGCCCACGGCCTCTTCACCCTGGCTTGCCAGTACCCAAATAACCTGTTCGAGTTCTTCACGGCTGTAGCCAAACAGCTTTTGGTACTGTAGCAGGGTATCACGACTGAATTCGCTGGCGCCGTGCTGCTCGCTACTCATCTCTTCCGCACTCTTGAGGGTGCGGCTGTTCTTCGCCATCCATTCTTTATAGGGATGACGGCGTTTGAGGTCGTTATCAATCTCGAATGACTGATACAGGCGACCGTTTAGGGTATCGAGCACCAAAAGCTCACCCGGACCAACGCGCCCCTTTTCCACCACCTCGTCGGGCTGGTAATCCCAGATACCCACTTCAGAGGCCAGGGTCAGTATGCGGTCCTTGGTAATCACATAACGGGATGGACGCAGGCCGTTACGGTCCACCGCGCAGGCGGCGTGGCGGCCGTTGGTCATGACTATACCCGCCGGTCCATCCCAGGGTTCCATATGCATGGAGTTAAAGTCGTAGAAGGCTTTGAGCTCTTCGTCCATTTCAGGGTTACTTTGCCATGCGGGCGGAATCAGCAAACGCATGGCACGGTACAGGTCCATTCCGCCGGAGAGCAGCATTTCCAGCATGTTATCCAAAGAGGATGAGTCAGAGCCGGTTTCGTTTACAAAGGGGGCGGCTTGCTGCAAATCGGGCAACAGCGGCGAATTGAACTTGTACGCGCGGGCGCGGGCCCACTGGCGGTTGCCGGTAATGGTGTTGATTTCACCGTTGTGCGCCAGATAGCGGAAAGGCTGAGCCAGTGGCCACTTGGGAGAAGTATTGGTTGAAAAGCGCTGGTGGAACAAACAGATAGCACTTTCCAGACGCAAATCGGCCAGATCGGGATAAAAGGCGGGCAGGTCCGCTGGCATCATCAGGCCTTTATAAACAATCACCTGACCAGAAAGACTGGCCACATAGAAGTCGGGATCGGCAGTCATTTGCTGCTCGAGGCGGCGACGGGCCATATAGAGGCGACGTTCGAGGTCTTTTTCACGCCAGCCAATGGGCGCATTAATCAGTACCTGAACGATACGTGGCAGGCTGGCCTTACCTATTTCACCCAGCACATCGGGATTAACAGGCACCTCACGCCAACCGGCGATGCAGAGGGTTTCTTTTTCAAGCTCGCGCTCAAGCACAAAGCGTGCGGCAGCGACTTTTTCTTCGTCCTGACTTAAAAAGAACATGCCGACGGCAAACTTGCGCGACAGGTGCCAGTCATTTTCGGCGGCAATCGACTCGAAAAACTTGATGGGCAATTGCATCAGGAGGCCGCAACCATCACCCGTGCGACCATCTGCGGCAATGCCGCCGCGGTGCTTCATGCGATCCAGTCCGGTAATGGCGGTACGCACAATACGGTGACTGGCTTCGCCGTCCATCTGGGCAATCAGACCAAATCCACAATTGTCCCGCTCAAAACTGGGATGATACAAGCTCATACTAATTCCCCACCTGAAAACCTGTGACTGATACTGCTCGGGGAATCACGCAAATGACAATGATAGATATGCACCCGAATCTCCCAAATTATCCTGAGAATTTACAAAGGTCAAACTTAAAGATTGCATAAAACATGGGTAAAAAATCATGTTTCATACAGTTTTGATAATTGGGTTACGTTAACGTCAACTGGTGAAAGTGTTGTATAACATTATGAATTATAGCAATTTTAAAATTGTGTTATTTTTTGATTTACGATTGTGTAACAGGGGTGGCGATTGTTTGGCGTTTGCAAATAGTGATTTTTTTTGCAGGCACAGTAGCTTGTTTTTAAATAAATGCCATTGATTAACTATTCAAAAACTGTGACTAACATCCTGTTTTGTTCGCCATAAAGATGACTGGCGCAGCAAAAATGGGAAAAAGGCAGTCCCTTTGACCTGGATCCGGGTGTTACCGAGTCCACGGGTCCATACTGGCGCTTTCTTTCTAATGGAGGGGCCTGTGTCTCAACCGGTTAGCGTAACGCCCACATTGGATGCGCTGGTAAACACCTTCGGCAATGACTGCCGTCTTCGGTTTGGCAAGCGGGTACGCAAGTTGACCCTGGATGCGCATTTTACCTGCCCAAACCGCGATGGCAGTCTCGGCATTGGTGGCTGCACTTTTTGCCATGTGCCTTCTTTCAACGCCGACGATGGCCAGCAGTTTGATATCCCATCGCAGCTTAAGCGGCAGATGGCCGGGCGAACTGATGCGCTGTATTTCATTTATTTTCAGGCTTACACCAGTACCTACGATGAGGTTGCCGTACTTAAGCGCAGATACGATGAGGCGCTGTCGATTGGGAATGTGGCGGGACTCTTTGTGGGAACACGCCCTGACTGTGTTCCTGATGCGGTGCTGCATTTGTTGGCCGACTATCAACAGCAGGGGATCGATGTGTGGCTGGATTTGGGGCTGCAGACCGCCCGGGATGACACCCTGAAAAGAATCAATCGGGGCCATGATTTTGCCATATATGCTGATGCCGTGACCCGGGCCAGAAGGCTGGGCATCAAGGTGTGTACCCATCTTATCCTGGGATTGCCCGGAGAGACGTCAGAGGATTTCGTCGAATCACACCGGCAGGTGCTGGCACTTGGAGTCGATGGCCTCAAGCTGCATCCACTGCATATAGTGGAAGGCAGCATCATGGCGAGGCAGTGGCGGGCAGGAAGGCTCGATACCTTGAGTTTGGATGATTACGTGAACGCCGCGGTGCGTCTTATTCAACGCACTCCGGCAGACATTATTTTACACCGGGTTACGGCCCACGCCAGGCCGCCTTTGTTATTGGCACCCGATTGGTGTGGTCATAAATGGTTGGGGATGGGGGCCATTTGCAGCAGTCTGGCACGAACGGGTGGCCAGGGCTGTTTGACTGAATATCCTTACCTCAATGATAAAAATACGTAAGTTTCTTAAGCCTCTCCAACGGCAACAAGAGGTTAATTATTTGTTGAAATTAGAAAATATCCACATGGCTGAAACGCCATACGGTTGCACCGTGGGGCAGAGAAGGTATTATGTGCGATAGTATTGTCGGCAATTGACTGCCGATGTGGACCATTTTATGACTGTTAAGGGGGCCTTGATGGCAACTGCTGCACTGGACGAGATTTTGGATTTGAACACTCTTGAACAATATTGCAGTGCGATTGGGGCCGGAACCTTGCTCAAGAGTGTGGTGCTGTTTGAGCAGCTGATGCCCGAATATGTGGGCAACCTGGTCAAGGCAAAAGAAGCCGGCGATAAGGACACCCTTTGCTCTGAGGCTCACAAGTTTAAAGGTGCGGCTGGCAGTGTTGGCCTGAAGCGCATCCAGCAATATGCTCAATTGCTGCAGCACGGCAATGACGATGGCTGGGAAGCCGGCCATGTCGAGTGGCTGGATGTGATTGCCACCCATGCCTTTGACGATCTCGCTGCACTGAAAGCCTTCCTGCAGGCAAAAGCCTGATAGGAGCTGCCACCGGCGTCAGGCATACTTGGTCTGCGCCGGTAATCTTTCCTCTATGTTCTCTTTCCTGTCTTGCACTCGTTTTTCCGCGTTCCCCCTTTGGATTATCACTTTATCTATCTGATCCCGCTTTGCTGATTAAGGCCTTTTGTCTTTCGTGAGACTGCGTTCCCCGATGCGGGTGAACCCGCATTTAGTCAACGGAAACTCAGCTTTTACCGTGCTCCCCGCTTCTGCTGCATGGCCTTGGGGTATAGCGACACCCTGTGAGTGCCTCACTTGTGCAGATATTGCTCACATATCCGCGTGTGGACCTTATGAACTCAGGTAAAGCCTGTGTTAAAGTGCAAAGTGTCCTATCAATCCATCCAAGCGGCGGTAATCGGTAAAATGAAACATCTTCCCAGCCTTAAAAATCTCTATTATCTGGTGAATCTCTATCAGGAACAGAATTTTAATCGCGCCGCCAAGGTATGTAATGTCAGTCAGTCGACCCTCTCCAGTGGTATTCAAAATCTTGAGGAGCAACTGGGACATCAATTGATTGAACGCGATCATAAGTCATTTATGTTTACGGCCATCGGTGAAGAAGTGGTTGGCCGCTGCCGCAAAATTCTGACCGATGTGGATGATTTGGTGGAGTTGGTGCGCAATCAGGGCGAACCCATGACCGGGGAAATCCGTTTGGGCTGTATCCCCACCATAGCCCCTTTTCTACTGAGCCGGGTGGTGCGTCACTGTCAGCAGCACTATCCCAACATGGTATTACTGCTGAAAGAAGACACCACCGAGCGCCTGCTCGATGCCCTTGGTAAAGGTGAACTGGATTTACTGTTGTTGGCCTTGCCTGTGGATACTTCAGGATTTCACAGCATGAAAGTTGGTGTGGACCCGTTCAAGATGGTGATGCACAAAGACTTGTCCCATGAAGTGCATCAGCCGGTGGACTATCAGGCGTTACCGGACGAAAGTATTTTTCTGCTGCAGAATGAACACTGTATTACGGGTCATGCCATCAGTGCCTGTCAGTTGGGCGACTCCAACAAGATTAATCCCTTTGCTGCAACCAGTCTGCACACCCTGGTGCAAATGGTAAACAGTAAGCTGGGCACCACCTTCCTGCCACAAATGGCCATTGATGCGGGTATCCTCAAAGACACTGAACTCGCGGTGATGGACCCACCGGGCAGTGCACCCTATCGCGATATAGGGTTGGTGTGGCGTCAAACGACCAGCCGCATCCGAACGTTCAGAACACTGGGGTTGGAAATCGAAAAGTTGCTCGGTGGCGAATCCAGGCAGGGCTGAGCACGCAACCAGAATGAAGGGGCGAGACGTTAGTCGCCCCGCTTTGGTGTTACGCCAAAGACTTCAATGGAGTGTTGTTTACCTTTGAGCTTTACCGGTCCGAGGGAGCTCAGCTGGTAATCACTGTCATCATTATCGAGCCGCGCCGCAAGCGCACCGGAAATCAGCATTCTCTGCCCCAGTGGATTGCACTGATCCTGGAGTCTGGCGAGGGTATTGAGTACATCACTGAAGAAGCTGATTTCCTGCTTTTGCACTCCGACAACGGCCGCTA
This portion of the Shewanella amazonensis SB2B genome encodes:
- a CDS encoding TIGR01212 family radical SAM protein (This family includes YhcC from E. coli K-12, an uncharacterized radical SAM protein.) — protein: MEGPVSQPVSVTPTLDALVNTFGNDCRLRFGKRVRKLTLDAHFTCPNRDGSLGIGGCTFCHVPSFNADDGQQFDIPSQLKRQMAGRTDALYFIYFQAYTSTYDEVAVLKRRYDEALSIGNVAGLFVGTRPDCVPDAVLHLLADYQQQGIDVWLDLGLQTARDDTLKRINRGHDFAIYADAVTRARRLGIKVCTHLILGLPGETSEDFVESHRQVLALGVDGLKLHPLHIVEGSIMARQWRAGRLDTLSLDDYVNAAVRLIQRTPADIILHRVTAHARPPLLLAPDWCGHKWLGMGAICSSLARTGGQGCLTEYPYLNDKNT
- the gltB gene encoding glutamate synthase large subunit yields the protein MSLYHPSFERDNCGFGLIAQMDGEASHRIVRTAITGLDRMKHRGGIAADGRTGDGCGLLMQLPIKFFESIAAENDWHLSRKFAVGMFFLSQDEEKVAAARFVLERELEKETLCIAGWREVPVNPDVLGEIGKASLPRIVQVLINAPIGWREKDLERRLYMARRRLEQQMTADPDFYVASLSGQVIVYKGLMMPADLPAFYPDLADLRLESAICLFHQRFSTNTSPKWPLAQPFRYLAHNGEINTITGNRQWARARAYKFNSPLLPDLQQAAPFVNETGSDSSSLDNMLEMLLSGGMDLYRAMRLLIPPAWQSNPEMDEELKAFYDFNSMHMEPWDGPAGIVMTNGRHAACAVDRNGLRPSRYVITKDRILTLASEVGIWDYQPDEVVEKGRVGPGELLVLDTLNGRLYQSFEIDNDLKRRHPYKEWMAKNSRTLKSAEEMSSEQHGASEFSRDTLLQYQKLFGYSREELEQVIWVLASQGEEAVGSMGDDTPMAVLSNKQRSLYDYFRQKFAQVTNPPIDPLREKHVMSLATCVGREQNLFNETTGHAYRVMFNSPVLLFSDFNQLMSLDKAYYRANIVDLNYDPAEGLEGAIRRITDDAERLARTGTTLLVLSDRAVAKNRQVIPAAMAVGAVQQMLVSKSLRCDTNIIVETASARDPHHFAVLLGFGATAIYPYLVYESIADLAKRNDSADDMVALMLNFRYGIEKGLRKIMSKMGISTVASYRCSQQFEAIGLARDVIELCFKGVVSRIEGVSFDHLAKDQHKLHQAAFRPHVSLQQGGLLKYVEGGEYHAFNPDVVNTLQASLISRDYSKYKAFAKHVDERPVAMLRDLLGVKGTLDAIPADTVEAAANLYPRFDSAAMSIGALSPEAHEALAIAMNRLGGRSNSGEGGEDPRRFGTEKNSAIKQIASGRFGVTAHYLINAEVLQIKVAQGAKPGEGGQLPGHKVSVEIAGLRYARPGVTLISPPPHHDIYSIEDLAQLIFDLKQINPKALISVKLVSEPGIGTIATGVAKAYADMITVSGYDGGTGASPLTSVKYAGSPWELGLAEVHQALVDNGLRHKIRLQVDGGLKTGTDVIKAALLGAESFGFGTVPMIALGCKYLRICHLNNCATGVATQDKNLRDKHFHGLPERVMTYFEFVAEEVREWMARLGVAKFEDLVGRSDWLYALAGQTEKQHGLDLSPILYQPQVRAGSSRTWKEINPPTDTGELNQRLLKDAADAISRGEGFSAAYSINNTDRSVGAALSGHIAACCGLKGTKAPVSLSFNGTAGQSFGVWNAPGLEMSLCGDANDYVGKGMSGGKLSIYPPLGSAFQSERTAIVGNTCLYGATGGQFFAAGQAGERFGVRNSGAVAVVEGLGDNGCEYMTGGIVVVLGKTGVNFGAGMTGGFAYVFDQFGRFGRRVNTEMVDTQKVESAIHQKHLKGLIEAHVKETGSEHARAILSDFDNWLDCFVLVKPKNVAVADLLKLEQPSPELAVKAG
- a CDS encoding Hpt domain-containing protein, with product MATAALDEILDLNTLEQYCSAIGAGTLLKSVVLFEQLMPEYVGNLVKAKEAGDKDTLCSEAHKFKGAAGSVGLKRIQQYAQLLQHGNDDGWEAGHVEWLDVIATHAFDDLAALKAFLQAKA
- the oxyR gene encoding hydrogen peroxide-inducible genes transcriptional activator OxyR, with the protein product MKHLPSLKNLYYLVNLYQEQNFNRAAKVCNVSQSTLSSGIQNLEEQLGHQLIERDHKSFMFTAIGEEVVGRCRKILTDVDDLVELVRNQGEPMTGEIRLGCIPTIAPFLLSRVVRHCQQHYPNMVLLLKEDTTERLLDALGKGELDLLLLALPVDTSGFHSMKVGVDPFKMVMHKDLSHEVHQPVDYQALPDESIFLLQNEHCITGHAISACQLGDSNKINPFAATSLHTLVQMVNSKLGTTFLPQMAIDAGILKDTELAVMDPPGSAPYRDIGLVWRQTTSRIRTFRTLGLEIEKLLGGESRQG